One window of Inquilinus sp. Marseille-Q2685 genomic DNA carries:
- a CDS encoding LysR family transcriptional regulator, with the protein MDWDHLRVFLAVARYGQLLAASRKLGLNHATVARRLDALEADLGTVLFDRRPAGSVLTQAGERLLPVAEGIESALLGAAEGLRSDEAEVAGTVRIGAPDGLGNHFLARELGRFARQYPSLTVELVPLPRSFSLSRREADLAIGLDRPVEGRLIVSRLTDYSLGVYAAADYLAAAGTPRDAEALADHVVVTGVEDYAYAPALDYAWALEDRSARRFRCASVTGQMEAVRAGVGIGVLHDFAAAGVPGLVRILPEVAFRRSYFMLSHPDSTGLRRGGLCRQFIARRLEEGRRRFLPAGSKGIRTGCPTAACPEDREGPSSGWPPRCRRSARPATADRRSRPRYCRHRSCRHAPR; encoded by the coding sequence ATGGACTGGGATCATCTGCGCGTCTTCCTGGCAGTCGCCCGGTATGGCCAGCTGCTGGCCGCGTCGCGCAAGCTGGGTCTGAACCACGCCACCGTCGCGCGCCGGCTGGACGCGCTGGAGGCCGATCTGGGCACGGTGCTGTTCGACCGGCGGCCGGCCGGGTCGGTGCTGACCCAGGCCGGCGAGCGGCTGCTGCCGGTGGCCGAGGGCATCGAGTCGGCGCTGCTGGGCGCGGCGGAAGGGCTGCGCAGCGACGAGGCGGAAGTGGCGGGGACGGTGCGCATCGGCGCGCCGGACGGCCTGGGCAACCACTTCCTGGCGCGGGAGCTGGGCCGGTTCGCCCGGCAGTACCCCAGCCTGACGGTCGAGCTGGTGCCCCTGCCCCGCAGCTTCTCCCTGTCCCGGCGCGAGGCCGACCTGGCGATCGGGCTGGACCGGCCGGTGGAGGGGCGGCTGATCGTGTCGCGCCTGACCGACTACAGCCTCGGGGTCTACGCGGCGGCCGACTATCTCGCCGCGGCCGGCACGCCGCGGGATGCCGAGGCGCTGGCCGACCATGTCGTGGTGACGGGGGTCGAGGACTACGCCTACGCCCCGGCGCTGGACTATGCCTGGGCGCTGGAGGACCGGTCGGCCCGGCGCTTCCGCTGCGCCAGCGTCACCGGCCAGATGGAGGCGGTGCGGGCCGGGGTCGGCATCGGCGTGCTGCACGACTTCGCCGCCGCAGGCGTGCCCGGGCTGGTGCGGATCCTGCCGGAGGTCGCCTTCCGCCGCAGCTACTTCATGCTGTCGCATCCGGACAGCACCGGGCTGCGGCGGGGGGGGCTGTGCCGGCAGTTCATCGCCCGCCGCCTCGAGGAGGGGCGCCGGCGCTTCCTGCCGGCGGGATCGAAAGGGATCCGGACAGGCTGCCCCACCGCAGCCTGTCCGGAGGACCGGGAGGGGCCGTCTAGCGGCTGGCCACCCCGGTGCAGACGTTCTGCCCGTCCAGCGACCGCAGATAGGCGGTCACGGCCGCGATATTGCCGGCACCGATCTTGCCGCCATGCACCGCGCTGA
- a CDS encoding Ig-like domain-containing protein, which translates to MNACRLALLAGLVSVSLAPGLPASAQDPLPLEGPGLGNLTYTDAELFREVSTIKWNTATNTNGIPVIQYTIPGNTSPQKPYGTNVGVMHNGYFLTMFAPDSGEATGGFLLYDVSNPRDIKLVKTIYEPDGRTKEFREPHAFGQATIGGRDYIAVPSIYGVEFWDFTDINDIRQVKKLVLPGVNAGDYENVNWQMWWQAPYLYVASASRGMFIVDARDPANARLADRGNGRPNPVPLGELGGFRVGPVFAMGNEMVLTSMETTAGFASLDISDPLNPTLIGGKTTLPNYYATCFNGRKLYTSGRNGDGKMAGYDLSNLREVKIENETTAIEEGLYCAAQDDHLIVGAQRYIFKLDVTNPATYPEIGRSERVPDNATVPPRGNRDPDLGQVAMFGNLVFVGSDHGTNTAFRPHQKAPDTTPPAVLTVSPGNGLLRQATTSRIGLALSDSILPETVNAGTFIVRPKGGTALAGTYSVQLGIINFSPAQPLQLNTEYEVVLTAGGVKDYAGNGLATEFTSSFTTGSQAVPTSYVNRWPLASTLTDVAGGNDGKASSQDSYAEGGLDFTPRTTGVELESNSIAEVLGGTATVSFRIKTSQIGNSNPWQAPGIFGRDQVGGANDVFWGWIDNAGHLNLSVGDRSTTNPVTRSSAPINDGQWHQVAMTRDAVTGAQAMYVDGAKVTSTGIAGVLGLFDKLQMLGQIQGNPVAFKGILSDVRVYKRVLTDAEVDGIFNPRPAVLPQQQVAKAVALDPAALGLSGAKYIWNFGDGSAPLTTTAASPIARYTYSTPGNYTVSVMVVTEDGTETSFSFLQSVIHPVTASAPTHTSNIVGNGTAVYALDPDAGTIAAIDAAALTKSWQMSVGKEPKTLALGPGGKLWVAVQGDDKLLRIDPLTKAVSTFTLDYGSAPYGVVFTPDGTKGLLTLAGKSALAVFNPSTGAITGRVALPGGGDVRGIAVSADSKTAYVTRFRSKMTQGEVYKVNLTTLAAPAVIALPVDTTTPATEAAAPGVANYVNQVVISPDGRRAVLPSKKDNIVQGRYRKQIDLKADTTVRSILSQIDLAQGREVFAEQIDFNNRAPARAALFAPSGNYLFVAEMESNSVEIVDPYRRAVVGSVAGIGRTPHGLYLDATRKRLFVNAFLDRRVTVHDVSKVLTGEDFITPAPTVIATVATEPLPAAVLAGKRIFYNAADPRMSSESYISCASCHVDGDSDAMVWDFTQRGEGLRRTISLQGRQGVGPAMGKLHWTANFDELQDFEKDIRDEFEGAGFMSDADYAATINPLGPKKAGRSADLDNLAAYVTSLSTFQRSPYRTAQGCLTADAKRGEQVFQTASCTTCHGTAVSQDNQRHDVGTVQPSSGTGSGQPLAGVGFDTPTLTGIWQSSSYFHNGQAATLEDVFRPNLSAVHGGKIGAGNIAAVTAYLRSLDGQNVCTGVASR; encoded by the coding sequence ATGAACGCCTGTCGACTGGCCCTCCTGGCCGGCCTGGTCTCCGTGTCTCTGGCCCCTGGCCTGCCGGCCTCCGCCCAGGATCCTCTTCCCCTCGAAGGGCCGGGCCTGGGGAATCTCACCTACACCGATGCCGAGCTGTTCCGCGAGGTCTCGACGATCAAGTGGAACACCGCCACCAACACCAACGGCATCCCGGTGATCCAGTACACGATCCCCGGCAACACCAGCCCGCAGAAGCCCTACGGCACCAATGTCGGGGTCATGCACAACGGCTATTTCCTGACCATGTTCGCGCCGGACAGCGGCGAGGCGACGGGCGGGTTCCTGCTCTACGACGTCAGCAACCCGCGCGACATCAAGCTGGTCAAGACCATCTACGAGCCGGACGGCCGCACCAAGGAATTCCGCGAGCCGCACGCCTTCGGCCAGGCCACGATCGGCGGCCGGGACTACATCGCCGTCCCCAGCATTTACGGCGTCGAGTTCTGGGACTTCACCGACATCAACGACATCCGGCAGGTCAAGAAGCTGGTCCTGCCGGGCGTCAATGCCGGCGACTACGAGAACGTGAACTGGCAGATGTGGTGGCAAGCGCCCTACCTCTATGTGGCGTCGGCCAGCCGCGGCATGTTCATCGTCGACGCGCGCGACCCGGCCAACGCCAGGCTCGCCGACCGCGGCAACGGCCGGCCCAATCCGGTGCCTTTGGGCGAGCTCGGCGGCTTCCGGGTCGGCCCGGTCTTTGCCATGGGCAACGAGATGGTGCTGACCTCGATGGAGACCACGGCGGGCTTCGCCAGCCTGGACATCTCCGACCCGCTCAACCCGACTCTGATCGGCGGCAAGACCACCCTGCCGAACTACTACGCCACCTGCTTCAACGGCCGGAAGCTCTACACCTCGGGGCGGAACGGCGACGGCAAGATGGCCGGCTACGACCTCTCCAACCTGCGGGAGGTCAAGATCGAGAACGAGACCACCGCGATCGAGGAGGGGCTCTACTGTGCCGCCCAGGACGACCATCTGATCGTCGGGGCACAGCGCTACATCTTCAAGCTGGACGTCACCAACCCCGCGACCTACCCGGAGATCGGGCGGTCCGAGCGGGTGCCGGACAACGCCACCGTCCCGCCGCGCGGCAACCGCGATCCCGATCTCGGCCAGGTCGCGATGTTCGGCAACCTGGTCTTCGTCGGCAGCGACCACGGCACCAACACCGCGTTCCGGCCGCATCAGAAGGCGCCGGACACGACGCCGCCCGCGGTGCTGACGGTCTCGCCCGGCAACGGCCTGCTGCGCCAGGCCACCACGTCGCGCATCGGCCTGGCTCTGTCCGACAGCATCCTGCCGGAGACGGTCAACGCCGGCACCTTCATCGTCCGGCCCAAGGGCGGGACGGCGCTGGCCGGTACCTACAGCGTGCAACTGGGCATCATCAACTTCTCCCCGGCCCAGCCGCTGCAGCTCAACACCGAATACGAGGTCGTGCTGACCGCCGGCGGGGTGAAGGACTATGCCGGCAACGGCCTGGCCACAGAGTTCACCTCGAGCTTCACCACCGGCAGCCAGGCGGTCCCGACCTCCTATGTCAACCGCTGGCCGCTGGCCAGCACCCTGACCGACGTGGCCGGCGGCAACGACGGCAAGGCCAGCAGCCAGGACAGCTACGCCGAGGGCGGGCTGGACTTCACCCCGCGCACCACCGGCGTCGAGCTGGAGAGCAACAGCATCGCCGAGGTGCTGGGCGGCACGGCGACCGTCAGCTTCCGGATCAAAACCAGCCAGATCGGCAACAGCAATCCGTGGCAGGCGCCGGGCATCTTCGGGCGCGACCAGGTCGGCGGTGCCAACGACGTGTTCTGGGGCTGGATCGACAATGCCGGCCATCTGAACCTGTCGGTGGGCGACAGGAGCACGACCAATCCCGTCACCCGGTCCAGCGCGCCGATCAATGACGGGCAGTGGCACCAGGTCGCCATGACCCGCGACGCCGTGACCGGCGCGCAGGCGATGTATGTCGACGGCGCCAAGGTCACCTCGACCGGTATCGCCGGGGTGCTGGGTCTGTTCGACAAGCTGCAGATGCTGGGGCAGATCCAGGGCAACCCAGTCGCCTTCAAGGGCATCCTGTCGGATGTCCGTGTCTACAAGCGGGTGCTGACCGACGCCGAGGTCGACGGCATCTTCAACCCCCGCCCGGCGGTGCTGCCGCAGCAGCAGGTGGCCAAGGCGGTCGCGCTCGACCCGGCCGCGCTGGGCCTCAGCGGGGCGAAGTACATCTGGAACTTCGGCGACGGCAGCGCGCCGCTCACCACCACCGCGGCCAGCCCGATCGCGCGCTACACCTACAGCACGCCGGGCAACTACACCGTCTCGGTGATGGTGGTGACCGAGGACGGGACGGAGACCTCCTTCTCCTTCCTGCAGAGCGTGATCCATCCGGTCACGGCCTCCGCCCCCACGCACACCAGCAACATCGTCGGCAACGGAACGGCGGTCTACGCCCTCGACCCGGATGCCGGGACGATTGCTGCGATCGACGCCGCGGCCCTGACCAAGAGCTGGCAGATGTCGGTCGGCAAGGAGCCGAAGACCCTGGCCCTCGGGCCCGGCGGCAAGCTCTGGGTCGCGGTGCAGGGCGACGACAAGCTGCTGCGCATCGATCCGCTGACCAAGGCCGTCAGCACCTTCACCCTGGATTACGGCAGCGCGCCCTACGGCGTGGTGTTCACGCCGGACGGCACCAAGGGCCTGCTGACCCTGGCCGGCAAGTCGGCGCTGGCGGTGTTCAACCCGTCCACCGGCGCGATCACCGGCCGGGTGGCGCTGCCGGGCGGCGGCGACGTCCGCGGCATCGCCGTCAGCGCGGATTCGAAGACAGCCTATGTCACCCGCTTCCGCTCGAAGATGACGCAGGGCGAGGTCTACAAGGTCAATCTTACGACCCTGGCCGCCCCAGCCGTGATCGCGCTGCCGGTCGACACCACGACGCCGGCCACCGAGGCCGCGGCGCCCGGCGTCGCCAACTACGTCAACCAGGTTGTGATCTCCCCGGACGGGCGGCGCGCCGTCCTGCCGTCGAAGAAGGACAACATCGTCCAGGGGCGGTACCGCAAGCAGATCGACCTGAAGGCCGACACCACCGTCCGCTCGATCCTGTCCCAGATCGACCTGGCACAGGGGAGGGAGGTCTTCGCCGAGCAGATCGACTTCAACAACCGGGCGCCGGCGCGCGCCGCGCTGTTCGCGCCTTCCGGCAACTACCTGTTCGTCGCCGAAATGGAATCGAACAGCGTCGAGATCGTCGATCCCTACCGCCGCGCCGTGGTCGGCTCGGTCGCCGGCATCGGCCGCACGCCGCACGGCCTCTATCTCGACGCCACCCGGAAGCGCCTGTTCGTCAACGCCTTCCTCGATCGTCGCGTCACCGTGCATGACGTGAGCAAGGTGCTGACCGGCGAGGACTTCATCACGCCGGCCCCGACGGTGATCGCCACCGTGGCGACCGAGCCGCTGCCGGCCGCGGTCCTGGCCGGCAAGCGGATCTTCTACAATGCCGCCGATCCGCGGATGAGCAGCGAGAGCTATATCTCCTGCGCCAGCTGCCATGTCGACGGCGACAGCGACGCCATGGTCTGGGACTTCACCCAGCGCGGCGAAGGTCTGCGCCGCACCATCTCGTTGCAGGGGCGGCAGGGCGTCGGGCCGGCCATGGGCAAGCTGCACTGGACCGCCAATTTCGACGAGCTGCAGGACTTCGAGAAGGACATCCGAGACGAGTTCGAGGGCGCCGGCTTCATGAGCGACGCCGACTACGCGGCCACCATCAACCCACTGGGCCCGAAGAAGGCCGGCAGGAGCGCCGATCTCGACAACCTCGCCGCCTATGTCACATCGCTCAGCACCTTCCAGCGCAGCCCGTACCGGACCGCGCAGGGGTGCCTGACCGCCGACGCCAAGCGGGGCGAGCAGGTGTTCCAGACGGCGAGCTGCACGACCTGCCACGGCACCGCGGTCAGCCAGGACAATCAGCGGCACGACGTGGGGACGGTCCAGCCGTCCTCCGGCACCGGGTCGGGCCAGCCGCTGGCCGGGGTCGGCTTCGACACCCCGACGCTCACCGGCATCTGGCAGTCCTCCTCGTACTTCCACAACGGTCAGGCGGCGACGCTGGAGGACGTGTTCCGCCCCAACCTCAGCGCGGTGCATGGCGGCAAGATCGGTGCCGGCAATATCGCGGCCGTGACCGCCTATCTGCGGTCGCTGGACGGGCAGAACGTCTGCACCGGGGTGGCCAGCCGCTAG
- a CDS encoding cytochrome c biogenesis protein DipZ, with amino-acid sequence MLLFLLAYLGGVLTIVSPCILPVLPFVFARADRPFLTNGLPMLAGMAATFAAVATLAAVAGGWAVAANEWGRFAAIALLALFGAALLVPRLAGRLTRPLVALGGRLTDAAGDVGTRRSAVPASLLLGIATGLLWAPCAGPVLGLILTGAALNGANAQTSLLLLAYALGAATSLALALRAFGRAFAALKRSLGAGEWIRRGLGAAVLAAVAAIVLGLDTGLLTRVSLAGTTSIEHGLIDRLRPMTKTAAQPAPLPVVGFFPPLTGATDWLNSPPLTREGLQGKVVLVQFWTYSCINCLRTLPYLRAWAEKYKDQGLVVIGVHSPEFAFERNVDNVRKAVADLDIGYPVAIDNSYAVWQAFDNQYWPAQYIIDAKGRIRHEHFGEEGYDESERVIQQLLAEAGHADPGAGLVAVSPAGVEAASDPTDVGSPETYVGFRQARGFASPGGAVPNAGHAYEPGTPRLNQWGLAGDWTVGGERASLNQAGGGIVYRFHARDLHLVLGPGPDGRPVRFRVTIDGAAPGGSHGSDADADGRGTVTEHRLYQLVRQDGPVADRSFEIRFLDPDVQAYAFTFG; translated from the coding sequence ATGCTGCTGTTCCTGCTGGCCTATCTCGGCGGTGTGCTGACCATCGTCAGCCCCTGCATCCTGCCCGTCCTGCCTTTCGTCTTCGCCCGGGCGGACCGGCCGTTCCTGACCAACGGCCTGCCGATGCTGGCCGGCATGGCCGCGACCTTCGCCGCCGTCGCCACCCTGGCCGCGGTGGCCGGCGGCTGGGCCGTCGCCGCCAATGAATGGGGCCGCTTCGCCGCGATCGCGCTGCTGGCGCTGTTCGGGGCGGCGCTGCTGGTGCCCCGCCTGGCCGGCCGGCTGACGCGGCCCCTGGTCGCGCTCGGCGGCCGGCTGACGGACGCCGCCGGGGATGTCGGCACGCGGCGCTCTGCGGTGCCGGCCTCCCTGCTGCTCGGCATCGCCACCGGGCTGCTGTGGGCGCCCTGCGCCGGGCCGGTGCTGGGGCTGATCCTGACCGGCGCCGCCCTGAACGGCGCCAATGCCCAGACCTCGCTGCTGCTGCTGGCCTATGCGCTGGGGGCGGCCACCTCGCTGGCCCTGGCGCTGCGCGCCTTCGGCCGGGCCTTCGCGGCGCTGAAGCGGTCGCTCGGCGCCGGCGAATGGATCCGCCGCGGCCTGGGGGCGGCGGTCCTGGCCGCCGTCGCGGCGATCGTCCTGGGGCTCGACACCGGCCTGCTGACGCGGGTGTCGCTGGCGGGCACCACGTCGATCGAGCACGGGCTGATCGACCGCCTGCGCCCCATGACCAAGACCGCCGCCCAGCCGGCCCCGCTGCCGGTCGTGGGCTTCTTCCCGCCCCTGACCGGCGCGACCGACTGGCTGAACTCGCCGCCGCTGACCCGGGAGGGGCTGCAAGGCAAGGTCGTGCTGGTGCAGTTCTGGACCTATTCCTGCATCAACTGCCTGCGCACCCTCCCCTATCTCCGCGCCTGGGCCGAGAAATACAAGGACCAGGGGCTGGTCGTGATCGGCGTGCATTCGCCCGAATTCGCCTTCGAGCGCAATGTCGACAACGTCCGCAAGGCCGTGGCCGACCTCGACATCGGCTACCCGGTGGCGATCGACAACAGCTATGCCGTCTGGCAGGCCTTCGACAACCAGTACTGGCCGGCGCAATACATCATCGACGCCAAGGGCCGGATCCGGCACGAGCATTTCGGCGAGGAGGGCTACGACGAGTCGGAACGGGTGATCCAGCAGCTGCTGGCCGAGGCCGGCCACGCCGATCCCGGCGCCGGGTTGGTGGCGGTCAGCCCCGCCGGCGTCGAGGCGGCCTCGGACCCGACCGACGTCGGGTCGCCCGAGACCTATGTCGGCTTCCGGCAGGCGCGCGGCTTCGCCTCGCCCGGCGGCGCGGTGCCGAACGCCGGCCACGCCTACGAGCCGGGCACGCCGCGGCTGAACCAGTGGGGCCTGGCGGGCGACTGGACGGTCGGCGGCGAGCGGGCCTCGCTGAACCAGGCGGGCGGCGGCATCGTCTACCGCTTTCACGCCCGCGACCTGCACCTGGTGCTGGGGCCGGGGCCGGACGGCAGGCCGGTGCGGTTCCGCGTCACCATCGACGGCGCGGCGCCGGGCGGCAGCCACGGCAGCGACGCCGATGCCGACGGCCGGGGCACGGTGACGGAGCACCGCCTGTACCAGCTGGTGCGGCAGGATGGCCCGGTCGCCGACCGCAGCTTCGAGATCCGGTTCCTGGATCCCGACGTCCAGGCCTATGCCTTCACCTTCGGATGA